One window from the genome of Pseudonocardia hierapolitana encodes:
- a CDS encoding beta-phosphoglucomutase family hydrolase: protein MLGLPDGTRACLFDLDGVLTDTASVHAAAWKQMFDEYLRAHAEREGTPFRPFDVATDYAAYVDGKPRFDGTDSFLRSRGIELPAGGPADPPDAETVYALATRKNALVQEKIVTVGVEVYPGSVRYLHAVKDAGLATAVVSSSANAEQVLEVAGLAEFIDHRVDGVTAKERGLAGKPAPDTFLAAAADLGVGKDEAVVFEDALAGVASGKAGGFGCVVGVDRLGQADALRAHGADVVVTDLADLLGDAS, encoded by the coding sequence ATGCTCGGCCTTCCCGACGGCACGCGAGCGTGCCTCTTCGATCTCGACGGCGTGCTGACCGACACCGCGAGCGTGCACGCGGCGGCGTGGAAGCAGATGTTCGACGAGTACCTGCGGGCGCATGCCGAGCGGGAGGGCACCCCGTTCCGGCCGTTCGACGTCGCCACCGACTACGCGGCGTACGTCGACGGCAAGCCGCGGTTCGACGGCACCGATTCGTTCCTGCGCTCCCGGGGGATCGAGCTGCCGGCGGGCGGGCCGGCCGACCCCCCGGACGCGGAGACGGTGTACGCGCTGGCCACCCGGAAGAACGCGCTGGTCCAGGAGAAGATCGTCACCGTCGGCGTCGAGGTGTACCCGGGATCCGTGCGCTACCTGCACGCGGTGAAGGACGCCGGGCTCGCCACGGCCGTCGTGTCCTCGTCGGCCAACGCGGAGCAGGTGCTCGAGGTCGCCGGGCTCGCCGAGTTCATCGACCACCGGGTGGACGGGGTCACCGCGAAGGAGCGCGGCCTGGCCGGCAAGCCCGCGCCCGACACGTTCCTCGCCGCGGCCGCCGACCTCGGCGTCGGGAAGGACGAGGCCGTCGTGTTCGAGGACGCCCTCGCGGGCGTCGCGTCCGGCAAGGCGGGCGGCTTCGGTTGCGTCGTCGGGGTGGACCGGCTCGGGCAGGCCGACGCGTTGCGCGCGCACGGCGCGGACGTCGTCGTCACCGACCTCGCCGACCTGCTGGGGGACGCGTCATGA
- a CDS encoding putative bifunctional diguanylate cyclase/phosphodiesterase: protein MGDDAQALGTAWADSVQAAGFVPLPRSALHTTLVERAGELLDAASGTGEPGAARAVGRWLVEAHFTHPAALEQTLAVLGPALAHVDPERGAAALAALSAGYAAALQERTRAEQERLTAAAFVARAAAEQARWASEARFGALFADAAIGIAIVTADGEIVEVNRALCEMFGRRADEVLHRTMEDFVPADDHEHWRNLRSMQAGELDNVRLERPFPHADGTTIWTDIVLSLVRSPDGAPRFIVTMIADVTQRHRLETSLRHQAQHDPLTGLPNRTLFFERLEAALDAGRRVGICYLDLDDLKAVNDTLGHDVGDHVLQTVAHRLAAEVGAEIGTEIGAEIGAEIDSGAGSTGRLVARMAGDEFVVLLEGPDAQPLRVAQRALDVVRRPVVTGPHRIVVSASVGVVERADSDSGSGELEKAADLMRAADTTLHWAKKDGRNRVAEFDAERHRTAVARFELSARMPHALDAGEFVVDYQPLVRLTDQRLVGVEALVRWEQPGGERIGPDVFIPIAEETGLIVPLGRWVLAEACRQAVRWREEHPGTQLFVSVNLAARQVREAGIVDDVTRVLADTGWPAHALQLELTESDLMGTTGEPLDALRDLAAMGVRIAIDDFGTGYSNLAYLRTLPVHALKLAGPFVTRPFAAIPEAGGERDRDEVDLEVLALLIELAHTLGLSVTAEVVETSLQLERLRKLGCDTGQGWYFAPPVPASAVPALLRGPVGPA, encoded by the coding sequence ATGGGTGACGACGCGCAGGCGCTCGGCACCGCATGGGCGGACTCGGTGCAGGCGGCCGGCTTCGTGCCGCTCCCGCGCTCCGCGCTGCACACCACCCTCGTCGAGCGCGCCGGGGAGCTGCTCGACGCGGCCTCCGGGACCGGTGAGCCGGGTGCGGCCCGCGCCGTCGGGCGGTGGCTGGTCGAGGCCCACTTCACGCATCCGGCCGCCCTCGAGCAGACGCTCGCCGTCCTCGGCCCGGCCCTCGCCCACGTCGATCCCGAGCGCGGGGCGGCGGCGCTCGCCGCCCTCTCGGCCGGTTATGCCGCCGCGCTGCAGGAGCGCACCCGCGCCGAGCAGGAGCGGCTGACCGCGGCCGCGTTCGTCGCCCGCGCCGCCGCGGAGCAGGCGCGCTGGGCCAGTGAGGCCCGCTTCGGCGCGCTGTTCGCCGACGCGGCGATCGGCATCGCGATCGTCACGGCCGACGGCGAGATCGTGGAGGTGAACCGGGCGCTCTGCGAGATGTTCGGCCGCCGGGCCGACGAGGTGCTCCACCGCACCATGGAGGACTTCGTCCCCGCCGACGACCACGAGCACTGGCGGAACCTGCGCTCGATGCAGGCAGGCGAGCTGGACAACGTGCGGCTCGAACGGCCCTTCCCGCATGCCGACGGCACCACGATCTGGACCGACATCGTCCTCTCCCTGGTCAGGTCGCCGGACGGTGCTCCGCGCTTCATCGTCACCATGATCGCCGACGTCACGCAGCGGCATCGCCTCGAGACCTCGCTGCGCCACCAGGCCCAGCACGATCCCCTCACCGGCCTCCCGAACCGCACTCTGTTCTTCGAGCGGCTGGAGGCCGCGCTCGACGCCGGCCGGCGCGTCGGCATCTGCTACCTCGACCTCGACGACCTCAAGGCCGTCAACGACACCCTCGGCCACGACGTCGGCGACCACGTGCTGCAGACCGTGGCACACCGGCTCGCCGCCGAGGTCGGCGCAGAGATCGGCACAGAGATCGGCGCAGAGATCGGCGCAGAGATCGACTCGGGGGCCGGCAGCACCGGGCGCCTGGTCGCCCGGATGGCGGGTGACGAGTTCGTCGTGCTGCTCGAGGGACCCGACGCGCAGCCGCTCCGCGTGGCGCAGCGCGCCCTCGACGTGGTGCGGCGCCCGGTCGTCACGGGCCCGCACCGCATCGTCGTGTCCGCCAGCGTCGGCGTCGTCGAGCGCGCGGACAGCGACTCCGGCTCCGGGGAGCTCGAGAAGGCCGCGGACCTCATGCGAGCGGCCGACACCACGCTCCATTGGGCCAAGAAGGACGGTCGCAACCGGGTCGCGGAGTTCGACGCCGAACGCCACCGCACCGCCGTCGCCCGGTTCGAGCTGTCCGCCCGGATGCCCCACGCCCTCGACGCGGGTGAGTTCGTGGTGGACTACCAGCCGCTGGTCCGGCTCACCGACCAGCGGCTGGTCGGAGTCGAGGCGCTGGTGCGCTGGGAGCAGCCCGGCGGCGAGCGGATCGGACCGGACGTGTTCATCCCCATCGCCGAGGAGACCGGGCTGATCGTCCCGCTCGGGAGGTGGGTGCTCGCCGAGGCCTGCCGGCAGGCCGTCCGCTGGCGGGAGGAGCACCCGGGCACGCAGCTGTTCGTCAGCGTCAACCTGGCGGCTCGCCAGGTACGCGAGGCCGGGATCGTCGACGACGTGACGCGCGTCCTCGCCGACACCGGCTGGCCGGCGCACGCGCTCCAGCTCGAGCTCACCGAGAGCGATCTCATGGGCACCACGGGGGAGCCGCTCGACGCCCTGCGCGATCTCGCGGCGATGGGCGTGCGGATCGCGATCGACGACTTCGGCACCGGCTACTCGAACCTCGCCTACCTGCGCACGCTGCCGGTGCACGCGCTGAAGCTCGCCGGGCCGTTCGTCACACGACCGTTCGCCGCGATCCCGGAGGCGGGCGGGGAACGGGATCGCGACGAGGTCGACCTCGAGGTGCTCGCCCTGCTCATCGAGCTCGCCCACACGCTCGGCCTGTCCGTCACCGCCGAGGTGGTGGAGACCTCGCTGCAGCTGGAGCGGCTGCGCAAGCTGGGCTGCGACACCGGCCAGGGCTGGTACTTCGCCCCACCCGTGCCCGCGTCGGCCGTGCCGGCCCTGCTCCGCGGTCCGGTCGGTCCGGCGTGA
- a CDS encoding histidine kinase — protein sequence MTERATRRGVPALVPPMQPGTVTGDPPTGPDWVVEVAWTGHRCIAYVEPGRRVRLLSGAANSMSAAYPELAEPLLRRSPSGGMVLDGTLVARGEEHAVRPRLIARRTARHRPSEATIRRIPVDFQVADLLWLDGHSTTDLPYADRRALLDALGLTSPPVWATSPLPATEIDTMLAIAEQKGADGLHARHLRGRYHPGGRSRFWLRVPVTRTRQVLVGGWTPADPTRPETVGTLLLGAPVADTPGALHYVGRVGLSLGERRRLADALAEHEQNTTPFVDAVPAAAARHARWARPELVGLAEFSGWIGGGRMRRPFWRGLLEPADVREDGWARPPEPAPAVLDPAVLDSAVPAEPAAEPVADPVPEEQPGPIEPPAQPEQAGAAGEARRLEQHFVYNSLNTIAALIRTDPGRARDLLIGFADLSRAVDRVGGSTLGDELAAVHGYLQLEQARFGRRLRVAVDVAPTLHLIPVIPMQILAAVRDAVQHDIEPQPEGGLLTLAARPVEGGCEVRVTGGAAAARTIRLPS from the coding sequence GTGACGGAGCGGGCGACTCGACGCGGCGTGCCCGCCCTCGTCCCGCCCATGCAGCCGGGCACCGTGACCGGCGACCCGCCCACCGGCCCGGACTGGGTGGTCGAGGTGGCGTGGACGGGCCACCGCTGCATCGCCTACGTCGAGCCCGGGCGGCGGGTGCGGCTGCTCTCGGGCGCCGCCAACTCGATGAGCGCCGCCTACCCCGAGCTCGCCGAGCCGCTGCTGCGCCGCTCGCCGTCCGGGGGCATGGTGCTCGACGGCACCCTCGTCGCCCGCGGCGAGGAGCACGCGGTCCGCCCCCGGCTGATCGCCCGGCGCACCGCCCGGCACCGCCCGTCCGAGGCCACGATCCGGCGCATCCCCGTCGACTTCCAGGTCGCCGACCTGCTCTGGCTCGACGGCCACAGCACCACCGACCTGCCCTACGCCGACCGCCGGGCGCTGCTCGACGCGCTGGGTCTCACCAGCCCGCCGGTGTGGGCCACCTCCCCGCTGCCGGCCACCGAGATCGACACGATGCTCGCCATCGCCGAGCAGAAGGGCGCCGATGGGCTGCACGCCCGGCACCTGCGGGGGCGTTACCACCCCGGAGGGCGTTCCCGGTTCTGGCTGCGCGTGCCGGTCACCCGCACGCGCCAGGTGCTCGTGGGGGGCTGGACACCCGCCGACCCGACCCGGCCCGAGACGGTGGGCACCCTGCTGCTCGGCGCGCCGGTGGCGGACACACCCGGAGCCCTGCACTACGTGGGCCGCGTCGGGCTGTCGCTGGGGGAGCGCCGCAGGCTCGCCGACGCGCTGGCGGAACACGAGCAGAACACGACCCCGTTCGTCGACGCCGTTCCGGCTGCGGCGGCCCGCCACGCCCGGTGGGCCCGGCCCGAACTGGTGGGGCTCGCCGAGTTCTCCGGCTGGATCGGCGGCGGCCGCATGCGCCGACCGTTCTGGCGCGGCCTGCTCGAGCCCGCGGACGTCCGCGAGGACGGATGGGCCCGCCCCCCGGAACCGGCGCCCGCCGTGCTGGATCCCGCCGTGCTGGATTCCGCCGTGCCGGCCGAACCGGCGGCCGAGCCCGTGGCCGATCCGGTCCCCGAGGAGCAGCCCGGCCCGATCGAGCCGCCGGCGCAGCCCGAGCAGGCAGGTGCCGCCGGCGAGGCGCGGCGCCTGGAGCAGCACTTCGTCTACAACTCGTTGAACACGATCGCAGCGCTGATCCGCACCGACCCGGGCCGGGCCCGCGACCTGCTCATCGGCTTCGCCGACCTGTCCCGGGCCGTCGATCGGGTGGGCGGGAGCACGCTGGGCGACGAGCTCGCCGCCGTCCACGGGTACCTGCAGCTCGAGCAGGCCCGGTTCGGCAGGCGGCTGCGGGTGGCGGTCGACGTGGCGCCGACGCTGCACCTGATCCCCGTGATCCCGATGCAGATCCTCGCGGCCGTGCGCGATGCGGTGCAGCACGACATCGAACCTCAGCCGGAGGGCGGCCTGCTCACCCTCGCCGCCCGGCCCGTGGAGGGCGGGTGCGAGGTGCGCGTGACGGGAGGCGCGGCAGCGGCCCGGACCATCCGGCTGCCCTCCTAG
- a CDS encoding LLM class F420-dependent oxidoreductase: MSHPIRIGVQLQPQHADYAQIRAAVAEAENAGVDIVFNWDHFFPLRGEPDGKHFECWTMLGAWAEATSRVEIGALVSCNSYRNPELLADMARTVDHISGGRLILGIGAGWFQRDYDEYGYDFATAGARLADLAQALPRIRDRWSKLNPAPTRDIPVLIGGGGERKTLRYTAEHATIWHSFGDVGTFTRKSEILDRHCADVGRDPGEIERSIGVSAPPQDVAEGLVAAGASLFTVGVGGPDYDLGLVKEWIAWRDAQG; the protein is encoded by the coding sequence ATGTCGCACCCCATCCGGATCGGTGTCCAGCTGCAGCCCCAGCACGCCGACTACGCGCAGATCCGCGCCGCCGTCGCCGAGGCCGAGAACGCCGGCGTCGACATCGTCTTCAACTGGGACCACTTCTTCCCGCTCCGTGGCGAGCCCGACGGCAAGCACTTCGAGTGCTGGACGATGCTCGGCGCATGGGCCGAGGCCACCAGCCGGGTCGAGATCGGTGCCCTCGTCAGCTGCAACAGCTACCGCAACCCGGAACTGCTCGCCGACATGGCCCGCACCGTCGACCACATCTCCGGCGGCCGGCTCATCCTGGGTATCGGCGCGGGATGGTTCCAGCGCGACTACGACGAGTACGGCTACGACTTCGCCACGGCCGGAGCCCGGCTGGCCGACCTCGCGCAGGCCCTCCCCCGCATCCGCGACCGCTGGTCCAAGCTCAACCCCGCACCCACCCGCGACATCCCCGTGCTCATCGGCGGCGGCGGGGAGCGCAAGACCCTGCGGTACACCGCCGAGCACGCCACCATCTGGCACAGCTTCGGCGACGTCGGCACCTTCACCCGCAAGTCCGAGATCCTGGACCGCCACTGCGCCGACGTCGGCCGCGACCCCGGCGAGATCGAACGCTCCATCGGCGTGTCGGCACCGCCGCAGGACGTGGCCGAGGGACTGGTCGCGGCGGGCGCGAGCCTCTTCACGGTCGGTGTGGGCGGGCCGGACTACGACCTCGGCCTGGTCAAGGAGTGGATCGCCTGGCGCGACGCCCAGGGCTGA
- a CDS encoding glycoside hydrolase family 65 protein encodes MSPDPGRAFAVEPWVVREPRLDLDRMGQVESVFALSNGHIGLRGNLDEGEPHAMPGTYLNSFYERRPLPYAEGGYGYPESGQTIINVTNGKLIRLLVEDEPFDLRYGQLRRHERVLDLRAGTLTREVEWASPAGRMVRVRSTRLVSLTQRAIAAIEYEVEVLDAPALLVLQSELVANEQLPSRDEADPRVEAALTDPLVAEQHRCDEAGATLLHRTRRSGLRVAAAMDHEVHGPEGVKVTSEATEDIGRTTVIARLEPGQTLRLVKYLAYGWSSRRSLPALHDQVRAALAAARYTAWEGLCGEQRAYLDDFWQTADVEIDGDAELQQAVRLAVFHVLQAGARAERRAIGAKGLTGEGYDGHTFWDTETFCLPVLSHLAPDAAADALRWRQSILPLAYERAEQLGLKGAAFPWRTIRGQECSGYWPAGTAAFHINADIADAVRRHVAATGDVVFEREVGLELLVATARLWRSLGHHDSAGEFRIDGVTGPDEYTAIVDNNVYTNVMAQQNLRVAADTAARHARAAAKLGVNAEEMASWRDAAKSMRIPFDEVLGVHPQAEGFTHHQVWDFENTPPEKYPLLLHVPYFDLYRKQVIKQADLVLAMQLRPDAFSPEQMRRNFAYYEALTVRDSSLSACTQAVVAAWTGHLDLAYDYLAEAALVDLDDLAGNSDHGVHIASMAGTWTAVVAGFGGMRMDDGGIVFAPRLPPALSRISFGLKWQGRLLRVEIRPDEAEYRLVSGPPMRLRHHGEPLALADEPQVRPIPALEPVEPVEQPYGRGPKARHPGS; translated from the coding sequence ATGAGCCCCGACCCGGGCCGCGCCTTCGCCGTGGAGCCGTGGGTGGTGCGGGAGCCACGGTTGGATCTGGACCGGATGGGCCAGGTCGAGTCGGTGTTCGCGCTGTCCAACGGGCACATCGGGCTGCGGGGCAACCTCGACGAGGGGGAGCCGCACGCGATGCCGGGGACGTACCTGAACTCGTTCTACGAGCGGCGGCCGCTGCCGTACGCGGAGGGCGGGTACGGCTACCCGGAGTCCGGGCAGACGATCATCAACGTCACCAACGGCAAGCTGATCCGGCTGCTGGTGGAGGACGAGCCGTTCGACCTGCGCTACGGCCAGCTGCGTCGCCACGAGCGGGTGCTGGACCTGCGGGCCGGCACGCTCACCCGCGAGGTCGAGTGGGCGTCGCCCGCGGGCCGGATGGTGCGGGTGCGCTCCACCCGGCTGGTGTCGCTCACCCAGCGCGCGATCGCCGCGATCGAGTACGAGGTGGAGGTGCTCGACGCGCCCGCCCTGCTCGTGTTGCAGTCCGAGTTGGTGGCCAACGAGCAGCTGCCCTCCCGCGACGAGGCCGACCCGCGCGTCGAGGCCGCCCTCACCGACCCGCTGGTCGCCGAGCAGCACCGCTGCGACGAGGCCGGGGCCACGCTGCTGCACCGCACCCGCCGTTCCGGCCTGCGGGTGGCTGCGGCGATGGACCACGAGGTGCACGGCCCGGAGGGCGTGAAGGTCACCTCGGAGGCCACCGAGGACATCGGCCGCACCACGGTGATCGCCCGGCTCGAACCCGGCCAGACGTTGCGGCTGGTGAAGTACCTGGCCTACGGCTGGTCGTCGCGCCGGTCGCTGCCCGCGCTGCACGACCAGGTCCGGGCGGCGCTCGCGGCGGCGCGCTACACCGCCTGGGAGGGCCTGTGCGGCGAGCAGCGCGCCTACCTGGACGACTTCTGGCAGACCGCGGACGTCGAGATCGACGGTGACGCCGAGCTGCAGCAGGCGGTCCGCCTCGCCGTCTTCCACGTGCTGCAGGCCGGCGCCCGGGCGGAGCGCCGCGCGATCGGGGCGAAGGGCCTCACCGGCGAGGGTTACGACGGGCACACGTTCTGGGACACCGAGACCTTCTGCCTGCCCGTCCTGTCCCACCTCGCCCCGGACGCCGCGGCCGACGCCCTGCGTTGGCGGCAGTCGATCCTCCCCCTCGCCTACGAACGCGCGGAGCAGCTGGGGCTGAAAGGTGCGGCGTTCCCGTGGCGCACCATCCGGGGGCAGGAGTGTTCGGGCTACTGGCCTGCCGGCACCGCGGCGTTCCACATCAACGCCGACATCGCCGACGCCGTGCGCCGGCACGTGGCGGCCACCGGGGACGTGGTGTTCGAACGCGAGGTGGGGCTGGAGCTGCTGGTGGCCACCGCGCGGCTGTGGCGCTCATTGGGGCACCACGACTCGGCGGGGGAGTTCCGGATCGACGGGGTGACCGGTCCGGACGAGTACACGGCCATCGTCGACAACAACGTCTACACCAACGTGATGGCGCAGCAGAACCTGCGGGTCGCCGCCGACACCGCTGCGCGGCACGCGCGGGCGGCGGCGAAGCTCGGGGTGAACGCGGAGGAGATGGCGTCCTGGCGGGACGCCGCGAAGTCGATGCGGATCCCGTTCGACGAGGTCCTGGGGGTGCACCCCCAGGCCGAGGGGTTCACCCACCACCAGGTGTGGGACTTCGAGAACACGCCCCCGGAGAAGTACCCGCTGCTGCTGCACGTGCCGTACTTCGACCTGTACCGCAAGCAGGTGATCAAGCAGGCGGACCTGGTGCTGGCGATGCAGCTGCGGCCGGACGCGTTCTCGCCGGAGCAGATGCGCCGCAACTTCGCCTACTACGAGGCGCTGACGGTGCGCGACTCGTCACTGTCGGCGTGCACGCAGGCGGTGGTGGCGGCGTGGACCGGGCACCTGGATCTCGCCTACGACTACCTGGCCGAGGCCGCGCTGGTGGACCTGGACGACCTGGCGGGCAACTCCGATCACGGGGTGCACATCGCGTCGATGGCCGGCACCTGGACGGCGGTGGTGGCCGGGTTCGGCGGGATGCGGATGGACGACGGCGGGATCGTCTTCGCCCCGCGCCTGCCTCCCGCCCTGTCGCGGATCTCGTTCGGTCTCAAGTGGCAGGGCCGGCTGCTGCGGGTGGAGATCCGGCCCGACGAGGCGGAGTACCGCCTGGTCTCGGGGCCGCCGATGCGGCTGCGCCACCACGGCGAGCCCCTCGCGCTCGCCGACGAGCCGCAGGTGCGGCCGATCCCGGCGCTCGAGCCGGTGGAGCCGGTCGAGCAGCCCTACGGCCGCGGTCCCAAGGCGCGCCACCCGGGTAGCTAG
- a CDS encoding DUF742 domain-containing protein, which yields MDSEDDPGPAIGTTGARFGGASRRKRTARRRTADAPPGQEPPEASAPEADTVAIPAVLGSASHHAGARQHGAPAADAAPPADLAPAGDAPDDPAVGLTGARFGGARKRKPRPRPDAPTPTPSPPRLAPPEPSVPPDAEEPVAGGSAIVRPYVFTRGRTRRAFELSVETLVSAVPHGARTGLTGEHHAVLGLCGEPCSVAELAAHVGVPLGVARVLVGDLAAAGAVAVHRGPGASGPDLALMERVLSGLRKL from the coding sequence GTGGACAGCGAGGACGATCCAGGGCCTGCGATCGGAACCACCGGCGCGCGCTTCGGGGGCGCGTCGCGACGGAAGCGCACTGCCCGGCGCAGGACAGCGGATGCGCCCCCAGGACAGGAGCCCCCCGAGGCGTCGGCGCCGGAGGCGGACACCGTCGCCATTCCGGCCGTCCTGGGCTCGGCATCCCACCACGCCGGGGCGCGCCAGCACGGCGCTCCCGCGGCAGATGCGGCGCCGCCCGCCGACCTGGCTCCGGCGGGCGACGCGCCGGACGACCCGGCGGTCGGGCTGACCGGCGCCCGCTTCGGTGGCGCCCGCAAGCGGAAGCCACGCCCCCGCCCGGACGCTCCGACGCCGACACCGTCACCGCCGCGGCTCGCACCGCCCGAGCCGTCGGTTCCGCCCGACGCGGAGGAGCCCGTCGCCGGCGGGTCGGCGATCGTGCGGCCGTACGTGTTCACGCGGGGGCGCACGCGGCGGGCGTTCGAGCTCTCGGTCGAGACGCTCGTGTCGGCGGTCCCGCACGGAGCGCGAACCGGCCTCACGGGCGAGCACCACGCCGTGCTGGGACTGTGCGGGGAGCCCTGCTCGGTGGCTGAGCTCGCGGCACACGTGGGTGTACCGCTCGGGGTCGCGCGCGTGCTCGTCGGCGACCTGGCAGCGGCCGGGGCCGTGGCCGTCCACCGCGGGCCCGGGGCGTCGGGCCCTGACCTGGCCCTGATGGAGCGCGTGCTCAGCGGCCTCCGGAAGCTCTGA
- a CDS encoding DEAD/DEAH box helicase — MTLTDRLPPAPDPDALVEAFTDWAFEERGLSLYPAQEEALLELVTGGNVILSTPTGSGKSLVAVGAHAAALARGERTFYTAPIKALVSEKFFQLIDTFGADKVGMLTGDAAVNEKAPIICCTAEILANIALRSGAGADIGSVVMDEFHFYADPDRGWAWQVPLIELPQAQFLLMSATLGDVSFFRDDLTRRTGRDTAVITSVERPVPLHFRYVLTPLHETIAELLQTHEAPVYVVHFTQAAAVERAQALMSVNVTSREDKQAIADLIGRFRFTAGFGKTLSRLVRHGIGVHHAGMLPRYRRLVETLAQAGLLKVICGTDTLGVGINVPIRTVLFTALSKYDGQRTRPLKAREFHQIAGRAGRAGYDTVGTVVAEAPDHEVENARLLAKAGDDPKKRRRVVRKQPPEGFVGWSQTSYEKLQNAQPEPLTSHFTVTHAMLLNVISRPGDAFAAMRHLLEDNHEPRARQRRHIRRAIAIYRALRTAGVVEELPEPDTEGRRVRLVGDLQLDFALNQPLSPFALAAIDLLDRESPQYAMDVLSVLEATLDNPRPVLIAQEKKARGEAVAAMKAEGIEYEERMALLEDVTYPRPLDELLHAALETYRRGHPWVEDAHLSPKSVARDMFEKSMTFVEYIGHYGLARSEGLVLRYLADAYRALRQTVPDEAKTEELADVEAWLGELVRQVDSSLLDEWEALAAGAGAGEEPEPPTLDATPTAVTANPRAFRVLVRNAMFRRVELAALRRFAELGELDGDAGWDADAWREALAPYFAEHGDDGIAIGPNARGPQLFSVTEEPERWLVRQVLDDPEGHHDWAITAEIDLAASDEQGFPAVWVTGVEPLGG, encoded by the coding sequence ATGACCCTCACCGACCGGCTTCCGCCCGCCCCCGACCCCGACGCGCTCGTCGAGGCGTTCACCGACTGGGCGTTCGAGGAGCGCGGCCTCTCCCTCTACCCGGCGCAGGAGGAGGCGCTGCTGGAGCTGGTCACCGGCGGGAACGTGATCCTCTCGACGCCGACGGGATCCGGGAAGTCCCTCGTCGCGGTCGGGGCGCACGCCGCAGCGCTCGCCCGTGGGGAGCGCACCTTCTACACGGCGCCGATCAAGGCCCTGGTCAGCGAGAAGTTCTTCCAGCTCATCGACACCTTCGGCGCCGACAAGGTCGGCATGCTCACCGGCGACGCCGCGGTGAACGAGAAGGCGCCGATCATCTGCTGCACCGCGGAGATCCTCGCCAACATCGCGCTGCGCTCGGGCGCAGGCGCCGACATCGGCTCCGTGGTGATGGACGAGTTCCACTTCTACGCCGACCCGGACCGCGGCTGGGCCTGGCAGGTGCCGCTGATCGAGCTGCCGCAGGCGCAGTTCCTGCTGATGAGCGCCACGCTCGGGGACGTGTCGTTCTTCCGCGACGACCTCACCCGCCGTACCGGCCGGGACACGGCGGTGATCACCTCGGTCGAGCGGCCGGTGCCACTGCACTTCCGCTACGTGCTCACCCCGCTGCACGAGACGATCGCCGAGCTGCTGCAGACGCACGAGGCCCCGGTCTACGTCGTGCACTTCACCCAGGCCGCCGCGGTCGAGCGGGCGCAGGCGCTCATGAGCGTGAACGTGACGTCGCGCGAGGACAAGCAGGCGATCGCGGACCTCATCGGCCGGTTCCGGTTCACCGCGGGCTTCGGGAAGACGCTGTCGCGGCTGGTGCGCCACGGCATCGGCGTGCACCACGCCGGGATGCTCCCCCGTTACCGCCGGCTCGTCGAGACCCTCGCGCAGGCCGGGCTGCTCAAGGTCATCTGCGGCACCGACACGCTCGGCGTCGGGATCAACGTGCCGATCCGCACGGTGCTGTTCACCGCGCTCTCGAAGTACGACGGTCAGCGCACCCGCCCGCTGAAGGCGCGGGAGTTCCACCAGATCGCGGGCCGCGCCGGGCGGGCCGGTTACGACACGGTCGGCACGGTCGTCGCCGAGGCGCCCGACCACGAGGTGGAGAACGCCCGCCTGCTCGCGAAGGCCGGCGACGACCCGAAGAAGCGGCGCCGGGTGGTGCGCAAGCAGCCCCCCGAGGGCTTCGTCGGCTGGTCGCAGACGAGCTACGAGAAGCTGCAGAACGCCCAGCCCGAGCCGCTCACCAGCCACTTCACGGTCACCCACGCGATGCTGCTCAACGTGATCTCGCGGCCGGGCGACGCGTTCGCCGCGATGCGCCACCTGCTCGAGGACAACCACGAGCCGCGGGCGCGGCAACGCCGCCACATCCGGCGCGCCATCGCCATCTACCGGGCGCTGCGCACCGCGGGTGTCGTCGAGGAGCTCCCCGAGCCCGACACCGAGGGCCGCCGGGTCCGGCTGGTCGGTGACCTGCAGCTGGACTTCGCGCTCAACCAGCCGCTGTCCCCGTTCGCGCTCGCCGCGATCGACCTGCTGGACCGGGAGTCGCCGCAGTACGCCATGGACGTCCTGTCGGTGCTCGAGGCCACCCTGGACAACCCGCGCCCTGTGCTGATCGCGCAGGAGAAGAAGGCCCGCGGGGAGGCCGTCGCCGCGATGAAGGCCGAGGGCATCGAGTACGAGGAGCGGATGGCGCTGCTCGAGGACGTCACCTACCCGAGACCACTGGACGAGCTGCTGCACGCCGCCCTCGAGACCTACCGGCGCGGCCACCCGTGGGTCGAGGACGCGCACCTGTCACCGAAGTCGGTGGCGCGGGACATGTTCGAGAAGTCGATGACGTTCGTCGAGTACATCGGGCACTACGGCCTCGCCCGGTCCGAGGGCCTCGTGCTGCGCTACCTCGCCGACGCCTACCGCGCGCTGCGCCAGACCGTGCCGGACGAGGCGAAGACCGAGGAGCTCGCCGACGTCGAGGCGTGGCTGGGCGAGCTGGTGCGCCAGGTCGACTCCAGCCTGCTCGACGAGTGGGAGGCCCTCGCCGCGGGCGCCGGTGCCGGCGAGGAACCGGAGCCCCCCACCCTGGACGCGACCCCGACCGCGGTCACCGCCAACCCGCGGGCCTTCCGCGTGCTCGTGCGCAACGCGATGTTCCGCCGCGTCGAGCTGGCCGCCCTGCGCCGCTTCGCCGAGCTCGGCGAGCTCGACGGCGACGCGGGCTGGGACGCCGATGCCTGGCGGGAGGCGCTCGCGCCGTACTTCGCCGAGCACGGCGACGACGGGATCGCGATCGGCCCGAACGCGCGCGGCCCGCAGCTGTTCTCCGTCACCGAGGAGCCCGAGCGCTGGCTCGTCCGCCAGGTCCTGGACGACCCGGAAGGCCACCACGACTGGGCGATCACCGCCGAGATCGACCTCGCCGCCTCCGACGAGCAGGGGTTCCCGGCCGTCTGGGTGACGGGCGTCGAGCCGCTCGGCGGCTGA